A single genomic interval of bacterium harbors:
- a CDS encoding inositol monophosphatase, which yields MSSSPEALCASAAEFAAGAGRVLLELFGKQIVVDYKNKAKTDPVSEADRASQAFLTKAIAERYPAHGILGEEKPEDKDLAKQEGAQPVPDYLWVLDPLDGTKNFLNGLSVWGCSVAVLHKGAPVAGAIFTPEPSAGGEGTIYRTWRGGGAWRGDHAIQVADDPAPTGKRIASLPGSHWTQFRPTGPLRKQLGEVRAPGSISYELALVARGGLHYALFGAPSIWDVAAGILLVQEAGGGPLIRQPGSDRWTPFTFFFPEDDGPKNLDAARKWHRSLLAGNPELTRFISQNLKKVNRPRLWYGRKRPPG from the coding sequence ATGAGTTCTTCTCCCGAAGCGCTTTGCGCATCGGCCGCCGAGTTCGCCGCCGGGGCGGGCCGGGTTCTTCTCGAGCTTTTCGGGAAGCAGATCGTGGTGGACTACAAGAACAAGGCCAAGACTGATCCGGTCAGCGAGGCCGACCGCGCCAGCCAGGCGTTTCTCACGAAAGCCATCGCGGAGCGCTACCCCGCGCACGGCATCCTCGGCGAGGAAAAACCCGAGGACAAGGATCTGGCCAAGCAAGAGGGGGCGCAGCCCGTTCCGGATTATCTCTGGGTGCTCGATCCGCTGGACGGGACGAAAAACTTCCTGAACGGGCTCTCGGTCTGGGGGTGCTCGGTGGCGGTGCTCCACAAGGGGGCGCCCGTGGCCGGGGCCATCTTCACACCCGAGCCCTCCGCCGGCGGAGAGGGCACCATCTACCGCACCTGGCGCGGCGGCGGCGCCTGGCGCGGCGATCATGCCATCCAGGTGGCCGATGACCCCGCCCCCACCGGAAAGCGCATCGCCAGCCTCCCCGGCAGCCACTGGACGCAGTTCCGCCCCACGGGCCCTCTTCGCAAACAGCTCGGCGAGGTGCGGGCGCCGGGCTCAATCTCCTACGAACTGGCCCTCGTGGCACGGGGCGGGCTGCACTATGCGCTCTTCGGCGCCCCCAGCATCTGGGATGTGGCCGCGGGCATCCTCCTCGTCCAGGAGGCCGGCGGGGGGCCGCTCATCCGCCAGCCGGGGAGCGACCGCTGGACACCCTTCACCTTCTTTTTCCCGGAAGACGACGGCCCCAAGAACCTGGACGCCGCCCGCAAGTGGCACCGCTCCCTCCTCGCAGGGAATCCGGAACTCACCCGCTTCATTTCCCAAAACCTGAAAAAAGTGAATCGCCCCCGGCTCTGGTATGGCCGGAAGCGGCCGCCGGGCTAG